TAGGGCCtacttatacaaaaaaaaaacttcttacgcaaaaaaaaaaaaaaaaaaaagttagagccAGAGTTCAGGATCACGCTGAAAGTTAATTCTTTGCATaataatattcaatatttataaatttatgaatTTAGAACAAAGATGGTCTTTTTTATTTGATAAGAATTGACTTGCATAGGAACTTCTGAAAACCTTTAGGGAATATGAACTTCAATGTAAAATGCCAAAAATGATTTAAATCATAATATTTTCTAAGTCACATATGTTTATTGGATTGATACTTCTTTTAAGGGTACAAAAATTAGTTCTCGTAGTGTAAATGAATCTAACATATTACAATAGTTTGTGACTCTCCAACAACTCTAtccaacaaaattttatttcttaatatacaTCTTTCTCATTGGGTTTTCTTGTGTACAATATGAGAAGCACTGGTATTGAGTTCatgaagataaacaaaatatttgtaagaTCAATGTTACAAACCTATAGCAAATAGATGACTGTGATTGGAGgactttttgtccattttttgctgGATCTTAAAGTCTTATCACAATATGTGGCTTTAACCTGCATATCTTTGGGCTGCCATTGACTATCTTATAGTTATTAGTTATGTTTGATCCTCAGTTCTTCAGGATGTTTGGTAGACTTTGAGAATTCAATCCAAATAGCttatattatatgttttatttctactAAAGTTATTCAATACATCAGTACTTGTGTCaagtgctgaaaagaaaaaagttttggcAATATCTGGATGAATACTGCAGCTGGtgaatttacaaattattttctcatataaagCAAAATTCAAAGCTTCATACactaagagaaaaatttaaaaaaattattgattcatATTTTTAGGAGTTTTGAATGATTAGGTATGTAACTATCTTCATATTattaatgtgtattatataaatttttattttgcatatgtaCTTTGATACAAAATTTACATGAACAAATTATACTAAAAGTTATTTCACAAATATACttatcaaattaaattaaatgtcaaTAGCTTTTAAACTTAGATtttagtttaacttttctgtcatTCTTAACTTTACTTTGAATAAAAAGAGCaaactttgtagtttttatctgtgaAGTAGAGGTATACGTAATATACATAAATAGATATGCCAAATAAGTGTTACTAAAATTTCATGaagatttcaattaaaaaaaaaccataaaaggcTTTGAGTGCAGGTGAAAAATAGGCaatgatgaaaaaaaatgaaaaacgtCTTTAAACACATGGAGAGTGTgcataaagaaagcaaaaacagagATAGAAAGTAAAACTAGGGcatttagaaaatggaaattagTATGTTCACTATTTAAGACCTATGCACAGAGCAAAGTCTTCAGAAAACCTAGAGGCCGAAGTTCAAGGTTATCCATCTCAAGTAGCCTAGCAATATTTGCAACATCCCAATGGCCCTGTCCTTTTCTTTACTGATGGCCGTGCTGGTGCTCAGCTACAAATCCATCTGTTCTCTgggctgtgatctgcctcagaCCCACAGCCTGCGTAATAGGAGGGCCTTGATACTCCTGGCACAAATGGGAAGaatctctcctttctcctgcctgaagGACAGACATGATTTCGGATTCCCCCAAGAGGAGTTTGATGGCAACCAGTTCCAGAAGTCTCAAGCCATCTCTGTCCTCCATGAGATGATCCAGCAGACCTTCAATCTCTTCAGCACAGAGGACTCATCTGCTGCTTGGGAACAGAGCCTCCTAGAAAAATTTTCCACTGAACTTTACCAGCAACTGAATGACCTGGAAGCATGTGTGATACAGGAGGTTGGGGTGGAAGAGACTCCCCTGATGAATGAGGACTCCATCCTGGCTgtgaggaaatacttccaaagaaTCACTCTTTATCTAACAGAGAGGAAATACAGtccttgtgcctgggaggttgtCAGAGCAGAAATCATCAGATCCCTCTCGTTTTCAACAAACTTGCAAAAAAGATTAAGGCGGAAGGATTGAAACCTGGTTCAACATGGAAATGATCCTGATTGACTAATACATTATCTCACACTTTCATGAGTTCTTCCATTTCAAAGACTCACTTCTATAACCACGACGCATTGaatcaaaattttcaaatgttttcagcaGTGTAAAGAAGCGTCGTGTATACCTGTGCAGGCACTAGTCCTTTACAGATGACCATTCTGATGTCTCTGTTcatcttttatttaaatatttatttaattatttttaaaatttatgtaatatCATGAGTTGCTTTACATTGTGGTTAATGTAACAAATATGTTCTTCATATTTAGCcaatatattaatttcctttttcattaactttttacTATACAAAATTTCTTGTGTTTGTTTATTCTTTAAGATAAAATGCCAAGGCTGACTTTACAACCTGACTTAAAAATAGATGATTTAATTATGTTACCTATCATAATTTTATTcaagttataaaaaatatatatttttctgtacctGGTTATATATTGCCTTCAggatataaacatgaacataaaatatacagTCCCTGTTCtcttgtttctttgatttttgtcaggaaagaaatctaaaaacaataataatgctgAATTAATATCAGTGATGCTAACTGCTATAATGTGAGGAAgtaaaaaaacaatgaattccTCTTAGCAGAATGTAGATTGAGACATATCTGGAAATAAAAGCAGAGATATTCTCTATAAACTGACTTCAACATGTAATTGAAAATGTACATTGCAAGTCAGATATGTGAATTTGCAGTTTCCAAGGAATACGATATCTGGAAGTTCATAACTGGCAATGGAAAGGCCTAAAATGAAGGCTGTCATGTGGGGAGCAAgcggagagggaaaaaaagacttAAACTGGATTCTGAGGATCTTCCACCATTAAAGTGTGGGAACAGAAGAGACACAAAGGAAACAGAGGTGGAATACCTTAACATTAGAAGGACAAGAGGGAATGGTGATAAAAgtgtatttagaaaataaatgtgctTAGAAAAGGAATCAATAAACTTAtggaaaatgtgaattaaaactgAGCACTACAGCAAGAAAATAGATGGCAATGCAGAGCTTACTGAGAGCTGGATTCATAGAATTAATCAGCAGAAGCCATATTGGGGTAGACAGAAGAGtgactcagaaaagaaaaatcaagataaCACATACAGAAAATTGTGAGAAAACTGCCTTTGCAATGGTGGCAAGTAATAAGTTTGGACCCCCCAAAAATGTGGATTATCTTTTATCTGCATAGtgtttcctttttgaaaatatatgtcaCTGAATAAATTTCATAATTGTGATGCATTGGTGAatcatattaatacatttaataatttatatatttaaagcataaaatgtaaaattatttacaatagtaaTTGATCATTATTTTGATTAATACTCTGTTAAATGTCAGTAAAAACTGAcacattttttcataaaataaaatcaaaaactgGAAAAGATAATCTCTTTCTGAATACTTtaggaatggggaaaggattccctctttaataaatggtgctgggaaaactggatagccatatgcagagaactgaaactggaccccttccttacaccttatacaaaaattaatgcaagatggattaaacacttaaatgtaaaacccaaaaccataaaaaccctagaagaaaacgtaggcaatagcattcaggacatcGGCATGAACAAAGATTTTATCATGAAAtcgccaaaagcaactgcaaccaaagctaaaattgacaaatggcatctaattaaagagcttctgcacagcaaaagaaactgtcaatcATCAtggtgaacaggcaacttacagaacgggagaaaatttttacagcCTACCCAATTGagagaggtctaatatccagaatggacaaagaacttaaacaaattcacacacaaaaaaagccccatcgaaaagtgggcaaaggacatgaacagacacttctcaaaagtagacatttatgtggccaataaacatgaaaaaagctcaacatcactgatcattagataaatgaaaatcaaaactgcaatgagttGCCATCTTATGTCACTCAGAATGGCgattactaaaaagtcaggaaacaacagatgctggtgaagctgtggaaaaataggaaagcttttacactgttggtaggaatgtaaattacttcaaccattgtggaagacagtgtggcgattcatcaaggatttagaaccagaaataccatttgacccagcaatcctattcctgagtatatacccaaagaaatacaaatcattctattataaaaatacatgcacgtgtatgtttattgcaacactatttacaatagcaaagacaggaaaccaacccaaatgcctatcaatgatagaatggattaaaaaaattgtgcttcaatttttttaatcctaCTGAAGCTGTAGGATTATTTGGGGGACAGAGACTATTATTCCCTACTTTTGGGAATAGTAAATTGTCTGATTCCTACAAACTGTGTGAATTGGAGAGTTTGAATTTCAATATGTGATTCTGTATTTGACACCaggctatttattttctattataacaAAGTAGAGGGAGGATTAGAGATGAAGTCATAAATAGTTAATATAGTGCCAGGCAAAGGATGATATTATGCTGCTCTTGCAACTTGAATCCCCAGATCTACATGCACCTTAAAAAACTAGAACCCCAGTGGTTTTAGCAGTAAACTAAATGGGCATTACTGATTTTCACTAAAAGCTGAATGGAAATTTTTGTCATTGTCTATTACAATCCCAAATATGGCCATGATGAAGAAaaacagcttcattcttgaacaCCTTCcattagaagaaaaaatgagaaactaGGAAAAACTCCACCTACTAAATAGCTGATTTGCTAAAACAGACCTCATTCCATTTAAGGACTCAGTATCTATAGGGCCGAGGCAAACTAACTTTGCCAGAGTTCAGGACCACTCTGAAAGTTAATTCTTTACATaataatattcaatatttataaatttatgaatTTAGAACAAAGATGGTCTTTTTTATTTGATAAGAATTGACTTGGATAGGAACTTCTGAAAACCTTTAGGGAATATGAACTTCAATGAAAAATGCCAAAAATGATTTAATTGATAATATTTTCTAAGTCACATATGTTTATTGGAATGATACTTCTTCTAAGGGTACAAAAATTAGTTCTCATAGTGTAAACAAATCTGACATATTGCAAAAGTTTGTAACTCTCTAAGAACTCTATCCAACAAAATTTCATTGCTTAATATACATCTTTCTCGTTGGGTTTTCTTGTGTATGATATGAGAAGCACTGGTATTGAGTTCATgatgataaacaaaatatttgcaagatcAACGTTACAAACCTATGGCAAATAGATGACTGTGATTGGAGGactttttgacaatttttttgcTGGATCTTGAAGTCTTACCACAATATGTGGCTTTAACCTGCCTACCTTTGTGCTGCCATTGACTATCTTATGGTTATTAGTTATGTTTGATCCTCAGTTCTTCAGGATGTTTTGTACACTTTGAGAATTCAATGCAAATAGCCTATATTATATGATTTATTTCTACAAAAGTTATTCAACACATCAGTACTTATGTCaagtgctgaaaagaaaaaagtgttggcAATATCTGGATGAATACTGCAGCTAGTGAagtttacaaattattttctcatataaagCAAAATTCAAAGCTTCATATACtatgagaaaatttttttaaaattgattcatATTTCTAGTAGTTTTGAATGATTAGGTATGTAATTACATTCATATTAATGTGTattatatagatttttattttgcatatgtaatttgaaacaacaaaatttacatgaacaaattacattaaaagttattccacaaatatatttatctaaTTAAACTTAGATTTTAATAGCTTTTAAACTTAGATtttagtttaacttttctgtcatTCTTAACTTACTTTGAATAAAAAGAGCAAACTTCATACTTTTTATCTGTGAAGTAGAGGTATATGTAGAATACCTAAATAGATATGCCAAATCTGTGTTATTAAAATTTCATGAACatttcaattagaaaaaaataccataaaagcCTTTGAGTGCAGGGGAAAAACAGgcaatgatgaaagaaaatgaaaaacgtCTTTAAACACATGGAGAGAGTacataaagaaagcaaaaacagagATAGAAAGTAAAACTAGGGcatttagaaaatggaaattagTATGTTCACTATTTAAGACTTATGCACAGAGCAAAGTCTTCAGAAAACCTACAGGCCACGGTTCAAGTTACCCACCTCAGGTAGCCTAGTGATATTTGCAAAATCCCAATGGCCCTGTCCTTTTCTTTACTGATGGCCGTGCTGGTACTCAGCTACAAATCCATCTGCTCTCTtggctgtgatctgcctcagaCCCACAGCCTGGGTAATAGGAGGGCCTTGATACTCCTGGCACAAATGGGAAGaatctctcctttctcctgcttgaAGGACAGACATGAATTCAGATTCCCAGAGGAGGAGTTTGATGGCAACCAGTTCCAGAAGACTCAAGCCATCTCTGTCCTCCACGAGATGATCCAGCAGACCTTCAATCTCTTCAGCACAGAGGACTCATCTGCTGCTTGGGAACAGAGCCTCCTAGAAAAATTTTCCACTGAACTTTACCAGCAACTGAATGACCTGGAAGCATGTGTGATACAGGAGGTTGGGGTGGAAGAGACTCCCCTGACGAATGAGGACTCCATCCTGGCTGtgaggaaatactttcaaagaatCACTCTTTATCTAACAGAGAAGAAATACAGcccttgtgcctgggaggttgtCAGAGCAGAAATCATGAGATCCTTCTCTTTTTCAACAAACTTGAAAAAAGGATTAAGGAGGAAGGATTGAAAACTGGTTCATCATGGAAATGATTCTCATTGACTAATGCATCATCTCACACTTTCATGAGTTCTTCCATTTCAAAGACTCACTTCTATAACCACCACAAGTTGAATCAAAATTTCCAAGTGTTTTCAGGAGTGTAAAGAAGCATCGTGTTTACCTGTGCAGGCACTAGTCCTTTACAGATGACCATTCTGATGTCAcctttcatctatttatttaaatatttatttatttcactattttattttttaaattattttttatgtaatatCATATGTACCTTTACATTGTGGTTAATGTAACAAATATGTTCTTCATATTTAGCcaatatattaatttcctttttcattaaatttttactaTACAAAATttcttgtgtttgtttattttttaagattaaatgcCAAGCCTGACTGTATAACCTGACTTAAAAATAGATGATTTAAGTAAGTTACCTATCATAATTTTATTCaagttatagaaaaatatatttttctataccaGGTTATATGTTGCCTTCATGATATAAACGTGAACATAAAAAATACAGTTCTTGTTCTCTTGTATCTTTGATTTTTGTCAGGAAAGAAatctaaaaacaataataatgctgAATTAATATCGGTTATACTAACTGCTGTAATGtgaggaagtaaaaaaaaaatgaattcctcTTAGCAGAACATAGATTAAGAAATGTCTGCAAATAAAAGTAGAGATACTCTCTATAAACTGACTTTC
This portion of the Pan troglodytes isolate AG18354 chromosome 11, NHGRI_mPanTro3-v2.0_pri, whole genome shotgun sequence genome encodes:
- the LOC741747 gene encoding interferon alpha-7; its protein translation is MALSFSLLMAVLVLSYKSICSLGCDLPQTHSLGNRRALILLAQMGRISPFSCLKDRHEFRFPEEEFDGNQFQKTQAISVLHEMIQQTFNLFSTEDSSAAWEQSLLEKFSTELYQQLNDLEACVIQEVGVEETPLTNEDSILAVRKYFQRITLYLTEKKYSPCAWEVVRAEIMRSFSFSTNLKKGLRRKD
- the LOC741797 gene encoding interferon alpha-4 translates to MALSFSLLMAVLVLSYKSICSLGCDLPQTHSLRNRRALILLAQMGRISPFSCLKDRHDFGFPQEEFDGNQFQKSQAISVLHEMIQQTFNLFSTEDSSAAWEQSLLEKFSTELYQQLNDLEACVIQEVGVEETPLMNEDSILAVRKYFQRITLYLTERKYSPCAWEVVRAEIIRSLSFSTNLQKRLRRKD